One genomic segment of Roseivirga misakiensis includes these proteins:
- a CDS encoding sigma-54 interaction domain-containing protein translates to MKDLEPSIDYTKLSEFTVERALASIFWMDESGRLQFANETAQVLYGYSAKEFKALNITDINPNFDSKSFAELWERSKKEKKVRLESTHLRKDGTEIPVEIFVNHLEFEGKAYNVSFILDITERKRKERLLRSVSETTSDTLGGDFFVALVENISRSLEVQMTIVTECTDSSKARLRTLAYYKEGRLQENIEYDTVGTPCQFVVDNSDAWLIETDVNKKFQREDGVEGYFGVPILSSENDCIGHIGIFHDAKLMLSDEEIEILKLFSDRAAVEIERKIANQKLIEAAKEVESLKDRLEAENTYLQEEIKFEHNFQEIITQSAKFRSVLSSSEQVATTDATVLILGESGTGKELLARAIHNISKRSDRPLVKVNCAVLPANLIESELFGHEKGAFTGAIAKKIGRFELADGGTLFLDEIGELPLELQSKLLRALQEGEFDRLGSTNTIKVDVRVIAATNRDLQKEVEEGSFRADLFYRLNVFPLYSMPLRERKEDIPLLTRHFVNRFSAKIGKKIVSIPKRVINSLQGYHWPGNIRELENVIERSVILSSGRALELGDWIPRTESQTITSDFDTLHEFERKYIISVLQKTAWRVSGEKGAAKILGMKPTTLESRMKRLQIKRGISG, encoded by the coding sequence ATGAAAGACTTGGAACCGTCTATAGACTACACCAAACTCTCTGAGTTTACAGTAGAACGAGCGCTTGCCTCTATTTTTTGGATGGATGAGTCGGGTAGACTTCAGTTTGCGAATGAAACAGCTCAGGTTTTGTATGGCTATTCTGCCAAAGAGTTCAAAGCCTTAAATATTACTGACATTAACCCAAACTTCGATAGTAAATCCTTTGCCGAGCTTTGGGAACGATCGAAAAAGGAAAAGAAAGTACGACTTGAATCAACACATTTACGGAAGGATGGTACCGAAATACCAGTCGAAATATTTGTGAACCATTTAGAATTTGAAGGCAAGGCCTACAATGTCAGTTTTATTTTAGATATCACGGAGAGAAAACGAAAAGAGAGACTACTAAGGTCTGTTTCTGAAACTACTTCCGATACCCTAGGAGGAGACTTTTTTGTAGCCTTGGTGGAAAACATTAGCCGATCGCTTGAGGTGCAAATGACCATTGTAACTGAATGCACAGACAGTTCTAAGGCACGGCTAAGAACGCTCGCTTATTATAAAGAGGGCAGGCTTCAGGAAAATATTGAATACGATACGGTCGGTACGCCATGCCAATTTGTAGTGGATAACTCTGATGCCTGGTTAATTGAAACGGATGTCAATAAAAAGTTTCAAAGGGAAGATGGCGTTGAAGGATATTTTGGGGTGCCGATACTCTCATCAGAAAATGATTGTATTGGTCATATCGGGATATTTCATGACGCGAAGTTGATGTTGTCTGATGAGGAAATAGAAATATTAAAGCTGTTTTCAGACCGTGCTGCGGTAGAAATTGAAAGAAAAATTGCCAATCAAAAATTGATTGAAGCCGCAAAAGAAGTCGAAAGTCTAAAAGATCGGCTGGAAGCGGAGAATACCTATTTACAAGAGGAAATAAAATTCGAGCACAACTTCCAAGAGATCATTACACAGAGTGCCAAGTTCAGGTCGGTACTTTCATCGTCAGAGCAGGTGGCGACTACTGATGCGACGGTACTTATTTTGGGAGAATCGGGTACTGGTAAAGAATTGCTCGCTCGTGCGATACATAATATCAGTAAACGAAGTGATCGGCCACTGGTAAAGGTGAATTGTGCGGTGCTACCTGCTAATCTGATTGAAAGTGAGTTATTCGGACATGAAAAAGGTGCTTTTACCGGGGCGATTGCCAAGAAAATAGGTCGGTTTGAATTGGCTGATGGTGGCACGCTCTTTTTAGATGAAATCGGTGAACTTCCCTTGGAGCTACAGTCAAAGTTATTGCGTGCGCTACAAGAGGGCGAATTTGATCGGCTTGGAAGTACTAACACAATCAAGGTAGATGTCCGCGTGATTGCGGCCACCAATCGTGATTTACAAAAAGAGGTTGAAGAGGGTAGTTTTCGGGCAGATCTTTTCTACAGGTTAAATGTCTTTCCGTTATATAGTATGCCTTTAAGAGAACGAAAGGAAGATATTCCATTACTTACAAGACATTTTGTAAATCGCTTTTCTGCAAAAATTGGTAAGAAGATAGTTTCTATCCCTAAGCGAGTGATTAATTCCTTGCAAGGTTATCACTGGCCAGGAAATATCAGAGAATTGGAAAATGTAATCGAACGCTCTGTGATATTAAGTAGTGGTCGGGCTTTAGAACTCGGCGATTGGATTCCGCGCACAGAATCACAGACAATTACCAGTGATTTTGATACGTTACACGAATTCGAGCGGAAATATATTATCAGTGTGCTCCAAAAGACGGCATGGCGGGTAAGTGGAGAAAAGGGTGCAGCCAAAATACTGGGTATGAAGCCTACAACCCTTGAATCTCGTATGAAGCGATTACAAATTAAGAGAGGTATCTCCGGCTAG
- a CDS encoding ATP-grasp domain-containing protein produces the protein MRHRLPLFLVKIIYYEYWPFWLFFMPLVPYWIYLAIRAKSLTYFTAANPGIIHGGVFGESKIDILEKINPKYKPTTLFFKANTGLTEVVDGIEKAGLTFPMIIKPDVGERGSEVEKLDSQQDLEHYITQNHQDFIVQEFVDFDVELGVLYHKLPISNTSNITSIVQKEFLGVTGDGTTSIRALLQKSERAKLQMPALEEKFGSHLDDVLPNGVYKNLQPIGNHCLGTKFLSGQHLINDKLVKVFDQISADVDGFNFGRFDLKVSSIEDLYEGQNIKILELNGVTSEPGHIYDPKFNLFRAYKDTMLSMKTSCLVSIENMKQGAKVTPFWEMFRLLRTHFSSDEISQNELSATKTASAK, from the coding sequence ATGAGACATAGATTACCACTTTTTCTGGTTAAGATAATCTACTATGAATACTGGCCCTTTTGGCTCTTTTTTATGCCATTAGTGCCTTACTGGATTTATTTAGCGATTAGGGCAAAATCATTGACCTACTTTACTGCTGCAAATCCTGGAATCATTCATGGAGGTGTTTTTGGAGAATCCAAAATAGACATCTTAGAAAAGATTAATCCGAAATATAAACCAACTACTCTTTTCTTTAAGGCCAACACTGGCTTGACGGAAGTTGTAGATGGAATTGAAAAAGCTGGATTGACCTTTCCAATGATTATCAAACCCGATGTTGGTGAACGTGGATCAGAAGTGGAAAAGTTGGATAGCCAACAAGACCTTGAACATTACATTACCCAAAACCATCAGGACTTTATCGTCCAAGAATTCGTTGATTTTGATGTTGAGCTCGGTGTACTGTATCATAAGTTGCCGATCAGTAATACAAGCAATATTACCTCAATTGTACAAAAAGAATTTTTGGGTGTAACAGGGGATGGCACCACAAGTATTAGAGCTTTATTACAAAAAAGTGAACGCGCTAAACTTCAGATGCCCGCTCTGGAAGAGAAATTTGGAAGTCATTTAGATGATGTTTTACCCAATGGTGTTTATAAAAATTTACAACCGATTGGTAACCATTGTTTAGGCACAAAATTTCTAAGTGGTCAGCATTTGATCAATGATAAATTGGTCAAAGTATTCGATCAAATATCGGCTGATGTGGATGGCTTTAATTTTGGCAGGTTTGACTTAAAAGTAAGTTCTATAGAAGACCTATATGAAGGACAGAATATTAAAATTCTAGAGCTCAATGGAGTTACTTCAGAGCCTGGTCATATCTACGATCCAAAATTCAACTTGTTTCGCGCTTACAAAGACACGATGCTAAGCATGAAAACTTCATGTTTAGTGAGCATCGAAAATATGAAGCAAGGGGCCAAAGTCACGCCTTTTTGGGAAATGTTCAGACTGCTAAGAACTCATTTTTCATCAGATGAAATATCACAAAATGAGTTAAGTGCTACTAAAACCGCTTCTGCCAAATGA
- a CDS encoding LysE family translocator, which yields MIWTVIEALTVATVISFVASLQLGPVNMGTIHTALHKNKKAAIIFGLGGSLPELLYCGLAIGSSNFISQYEGLDDYLKYLTVGILLIFGVYLFRQKASTKQNSKLDKQGKELWLGATFGLLNPQLYPYWLFIITFLRSNSILENNTIPAQVAFVVGTALGAFLLQWLVAELTTRNRDFIFKKLTKNYNKVLGGILIAMALIQLVINL from the coding sequence ATGATTTGGACAGTAATTGAAGCGCTAACAGTCGCTACAGTCATCAGTTTTGTGGCATCATTGCAATTAGGGCCGGTAAATATGGGGACTATCCATACGGCACTTCATAAGAATAAGAAAGCAGCCATCATTTTTGGTCTTGGTGGTAGTTTACCCGAGTTATTGTATTGTGGATTAGCCATTGGCAGTTCAAATTTTATTTCACAGTACGAAGGACTCGACGACTATCTCAAGTATTTGACAGTTGGAATCCTGCTTATTTTCGGGGTCTATTTGTTTCGACAAAAGGCCTCAACAAAACAGAATAGTAAATTAGACAAACAAGGAAAAGAACTCTGGTTAGGCGCCACTTTCGGATTGCTCAACCCACAACTTTATCCTTATTGGCTTTTCATCATTACGTTTCTTAGAAGCAATTCTATTTTAGAAAATAATACAATACCTGCTCAAGTGGCTTTCGTTGTTGGAACGGCACTTGGCGCATTTCTACTGCAGTGGCTTGTCGCCGAGCTTACTACCAGGAATCGGGATTTCATCTTCAAAAAGTTGACGAAAAACTATAATAAGGTGTTAGGCGGAATATTAATCGCCATGGCACTGATTCAATTGGTAATAAACTTATGA
- a CDS encoding NRDE family protein, with protein MCTVTFLPKGKTGYVLTSNRDETPKRAALAPQGYSIGNTTVYFPKDPLAGGTWIATDKKRFTLCLLNGGFEKHKHQPPYRLSRGQMVLQFFETNNLESFQSQFEFEGMEPFTLVIVESKQDACKLDQLVWDGHQLHAKSLDQNQNHIWSSSTLYPEPVRAERSSWFSLWVEERKDFLQDEIMLFHKSGGKGDAWNDFVMNRDEVVKTVSITSIEKTDNDFNLIYEDLIKEKVS; from the coding sequence ATGTGCACGGTAACTTTTTTACCCAAGGGTAAAACTGGTTATGTACTAACTTCTAATCGAGACGAAACGCCAAAACGAGCTGCTTTGGCACCTCAGGGCTACTCGATAGGCAATACCACTGTCTACTTTCCAAAAGACCCATTAGCAGGAGGCACTTGGATAGCCACAGATAAGAAAAGGTTTACGCTCTGCCTACTCAATGGCGGTTTCGAAAAACACAAACACCAACCTCCTTACAGGCTTAGCAGAGGACAAATGGTGCTTCAGTTTTTTGAAACGAACAATTTAGAGTCATTTCAAAGCCAGTTTGAATTTGAAGGTATGGAACCCTTCACATTGGTGATTGTTGAATCTAAACAGGACGCATGCAAACTAGATCAGCTGGTTTGGGATGGCCACCAATTACATGCAAAGTCGTTGGACCAAAATCAGAATCATATCTGGTCATCTAGCACGCTTTATCCCGAGCCAGTCCGAGCCGAGCGTAGCTCATGGTTTTCGCTTTGGGTAGAGGAAAGAAAAGATTTTCTACAGGACGAAATTATGCTTTTTCATAAGTCTGGAGGCAAAGGTGACGCATGGAACGACTTTGTAATGAATCGAGATGAAGTAGTGAAAACCGTTAGTATTACTTCAATAGAAAAGACAGATAATGATTTCAACCTTATTTATGAAGACCTCATAAAAGAAAAGGTGTCCTAA
- a CDS encoding YHS domain-containing (seleno)protein, with product MRRSLTLSILSLSFFMVALSAKAQNQSYDTKHYNLKKGLAIQGYDPVAYFTENKAVEGDEKISVKINGVTYYFSSEANKQLFVKSPSKYEPEYGGYCAYAMATGDKVRIDPETFKIVDNKLYLFYNFRFTNTLKSWNKDESNLLPKAEREWGKIIGGK from the coding sequence ATGCGACGTTCGCTTACACTTTCAATACTGAGCTTATCTTTTTTCATGGTGGCACTTTCTGCCAAGGCTCAAAATCAATCTTACGACACAAAGCACTATAACCTGAAAAAAGGTTTGGCCATTCAAGGTTATGACCCAGTAGCATACTTTACAGAAAACAAGGCCGTGGAAGGTGATGAGAAGATTTCTGTCAAAATTAATGGCGTTACTTATTATTTCTCATCGGAAGCCAACAAGCAGTTATTCGTTAAGTCGCCAAGTAAATATGAACCCGAATATGGAGGGTATTGTGCTTATGCAATGGCCACTGGTGATAAAGTGAGGATCGATCCTGAAACTTTCAAAATCGTCGATAACAAACTCTATCTTTTCTATAATTTTCGTTTTACCAATACACTAAAATCTTGGAACAAGGACGAGTCTAATTTATTGCCAAAAGCAGAGCGTGAATGGGGTAAAATTATTGGTGGCAAATGA